A DNA window from Desulfomicrobium macestii contains the following coding sequences:
- a CDS encoding flavin reductase family protein has translation MKISLGAKTLAQPAPLWIVGSYDEKGNANAMAAAWGGICCSKPPCITVSLREDRHSYASILARRAFTISVPSVAFAAQADYFGIASGKDVDKFAATGLTPVRSELVDAPYVGEFPLVLECTLLRTVELGMHIQFIGEIVDVKADAEVLDEKGYPDAAKVMPIIFTPVTRAYHTVGEYVGQAFEIGRSFGE, from the coding sequence ATGAAAATTTCTCTTGGTGCGAAAACGCTGGCCCAGCCTGCGCCGTTATGGATTGTCGGTTCCTATGATGAAAAAGGCAATGCCAACGCCATGGCTGCTGCCTGGGGCGGAATATGCTGTTCCAAGCCGCCATGTATCACCGTCTCCCTGCGTGAAGACCGTCACAGTTATGCATCCATCTTGGCGCGCCGTGCGTTCACCATCAGCGTGCCTTCGGTCGCGTTCGCGGCGCAAGCCGATTATTTTGGCATTGCATCGGGAAAAGATGTGGACAAGTTCGCGGCCACGGGTTTGACCCCGGTGCGTTCGGAACTGGTCGACGCCCCCTATGTGGGAGAATTTCCGCTGGTGCTCGAGTGCACCTTGCTGCGCACCGTGGAGCTTGGCATGCATATCCAGTTCATTGGAGAAATCGTCGATGTCAAGGCGGATGCGGAGGTCCTCGACGAGAAAGGCTATCCCGACGCGGCCAAGGTCATGCCGATCATATTCACCCCAGTGACCAGGGCCTATCACACCGTGGGCGAATATGTGGGGCAGGCGTTCGAGATCGGACGCTCCTTCGGAGAATAG
- the uvrA gene encoding excinuclease ABC subunit UvrA produces the protein MDTKVIHIAGARQHNLKNLTLDIPRDKLVVVCGPSGSGKSTLAFDIVYAEGQRRYVESLSAYARQFLPQMDKPAIDLIEGLTPAISLEQQTLSKNPRSTVATVTEIYDFLRVFYARLGTPCCPDCGVPIAAQSSDEIMERILGLPEGTKFMLLAPLIDHKKGTHADLFKKLKTQGFVRARINGEVTNLDPVPELAKNLKHNIDLVVDRLVLKPDMRKRLADSVELGLKSGEGRIIVSIIGGEDIFFSTDAVCPKCNISLPKPSPQLFSFNSPQGACPHCSGLGAVEYYEPLLLAPNGGLSLRQGAILPWKGRAFERHVQDLKELGLKHGFALDTPLHDFTPEARHALFHGDAAWPGVIHFLEQGGGLGHIWRDELSRYRQTMACPSCHGARLRPESLAVRIDGLNIFDFCSLPITRALSWLQGLHFSGVNVEISTPLLKELRHRLEFLVNVGLDYINLARNMTTLSGGEAQRIRLAGQLGSGLVGVTYVLDEPSIGLHPRDNQRLINTLRQLQGRGNTVLVVEHDEPTIRAADHVLELGPGSGFLGGELVFSGSPEDLVGKSKSLTGKYLRGELRIARPAKRRTSDRAITLRGVTTNNLRGIDARFPLGTLVCITGVSGSGKSSLVMDSLYKHLALAQGLKVDNPGTIGGIEGAGAVEKIISIDQSPIGRTPRSNPATYTKIFDEIRAIFAGSKDAKKRGYNVGRFSFNVRGGRCEACQGDGQIRVEMHFLPDVFVTCEVCGGRRYNRETLDILYRDKSIADVLEMTVRQARQFFANHSALERKLGVLEEVGLEYIRLGQPATTLSGGEAQRIKISRELGKRSLPGTLYILDEPTTGLHMHEVGKLISVLHTLVDKGASVIVIEHNLDVVAASDHVIDLGPGGGENGGLIVAEGTPEDLTNNPGSVTGPFLEL, from the coding sequence ATGGACACCAAAGTCATACATATCGCCGGCGCGCGTCAGCATAACCTGAAGAACCTGACCCTGGACATCCCCCGCGACAAACTGGTCGTGGTCTGCGGCCCTTCCGGTTCGGGCAAGTCCACCCTGGCCTTCGACATCGTCTACGCCGAAGGGCAGAGACGCTATGTCGAATCCCTGTCCGCCTACGCCCGCCAGTTCCTGCCGCAAATGGACAAGCCGGCCATCGACCTCATCGAGGGACTGACCCCTGCCATATCCCTGGAACAGCAGACCCTGTCCAAGAACCCGCGTTCCACCGTGGCCACGGTCACGGAAATCTACGATTTTCTGCGCGTATTCTATGCCCGCCTCGGCACGCCCTGCTGCCCGGATTGCGGCGTGCCCATCGCGGCCCAGAGCAGCGACGAGATCATGGAGCGCATCCTCGGCCTGCCGGAAGGGACGAAATTCATGCTTCTGGCGCCCCTGATCGATCACAAGAAGGGCACCCACGCCGATCTCTTCAAGAAGCTCAAGACCCAGGGCTTTGTCCGCGCCAGAATCAACGGCGAGGTGACAAACCTCGATCCGGTCCCGGAACTGGCCAAAAACCTGAAACACAACATCGACCTGGTCGTGGATCGTCTGGTCTTGAAACCCGACATGCGCAAACGCCTGGCCGACTCCGTGGAACTGGGCCTCAAGTCCGGCGAGGGGCGCATCATCGTCTCCATCATCGGCGGCGAAGACATCTTCTTCTCCACTGACGCCGTTTGCCCCAAATGCAACATCAGCCTGCCCAAGCCGAGCCCCCAGCTCTTCTCTTTCAACAGCCCGCAGGGAGCCTGCCCGCACTGCTCGGGACTGGGAGCCGTCGAATACTACGAACCGCTGCTGCTCGCTCCCAACGGAGGGCTGTCCCTGCGCCAGGGCGCCATCCTGCCCTGGAAGGGGCGGGCTTTCGAGCGTCACGTCCAGGACCTGAAGGAACTGGGGCTCAAACACGGCTTTGCCCTGGACACACCGCTGCATGACTTCACGCCCGAGGCCCGGCACGCCCTGTTCCACGGGGACGCTGCGTGGCCGGGGGTGATCCATTTTCTCGAACAGGGCGGAGGTCTCGGACATATCTGGCGCGACGAACTGTCCCGCTACCGTCAGACCATGGCCTGCCCGTCCTGCCACGGAGCACGCCTGCGGCCCGAATCCCTGGCCGTGCGCATCGACGGCCTGAACATTTTCGACTTCTGCTCGCTGCCCATCACCCGGGCCCTGAGCTGGCTGCAAGGCCTGCACTTCTCCGGCGTGAATGTGGAGATCAGCACCCCGCTCCTGAAGGAACTTCGGCACCGGCTTGAATTTCTGGTCAACGTCGGGCTCGACTACATCAACCTGGCCCGGAACATGACCACCCTGTCCGGCGGCGAGGCCCAGCGCATCCGCCTGGCCGGACAGCTCGGCTCGGGGCTGGTCGGGGTGACCTACGTTCTGGACGAGCCGAGCATCGGCCTGCACCCCCGCGACAACCAACGCCTCATCAACACCCTGCGCCAGCTTCAGGGGCGCGGCAACACGGTGCTCGTGGTCGAACACGACGAGCCGACCATCCGCGCCGCCGATCACGTGCTGGAACTGGGCCCCGGTTCGGGCTTTCTGGGCGGGGAGCTGGTCTTTTCCGGATCTCCCGAGGATTTGGTGGGAAAATCAAAAAGCCTGACCGGCAAATACCTGCGCGGCGAACTGCGCATCGCAAGGCCCGCCAAACGCAGGACCTCGGACCGGGCCATCACCCTGCGCGGCGTGACCACGAACAACCTGCGCGGCATCGACGCCCGCTTTCCGCTGGGCACCCTGGTCTGCATCACCGGAGTCTCCGGCTCGGGCAAAAGCTCGCTGGTCATGGACTCGCTCTACAAGCATCTGGCCCTGGCCCAGGGGCTCAAGGTGGACAACCCCGGCACCATCGGCGGCATCGAAGGCGCCGGAGCCGTGGAAAAAATCATTTCCATCGACCAGAGCCCCATCGGCCGCACCCCACGCTCCAACCCGGCCACCTACACCAAGATCTTCGACGAAATCCGGGCCATCTTCGCCGGAAGCAAGGACGCCAAGAAGCGCGGCTACAACGTCGGCAGGTTCAGCTTCAACGTGCGCGGCGGCCGCTGCGAAGCCTGTCAGGGCGACGGACAAATCCGGGTCGAGATGCATTTTCTGCCCGACGTCTTCGTGACCTGCGAGGTCTGCGGAGGCAGGCGCTACAACCGCGAGACCCTGGACATCCTGTACCGCGACAAGTCCATTGCCGACGTGCTTGAAATGACCGTGAGACAGGCGCGGCAATTCTTCGCCAACCATTCGGCCCTGGAACGCAAACTCGGCGTGCTGGAGGAGGTGGGCCTTGAGTACATCCGTCTGGGCCAGCCCGCGACGACCCTGTCCGGCGGCGAGGCCCAACGCATCAAGATCTCGCGCGAGCTCGGCAAACGCAGCCTGCCGGGGACGCTGTACATCCTTGATGAACCGACCACCGGCCTGCACATGCACGAGGTCGGCAAGCTCATCTCCGTACTGCACACCCTGGTCGACAAGGGAGCCTCGGTCATTGTCATCGAACACAATCTCGACGTGGTCGCCGCCTCGGACCATGTCATCGATCTTGGGCCCGGCGGGGGAGAAAACGGAGGCCTCATCGTGGCCGAGGGCACGCCGGAGGACCTCACAAACAACCCCGGCTCGGTCACGGGGCCTTTCCTGGAGCTGTAA
- the rfaD gene encoding ADP-glyceromanno-heptose 6-epimerase: protein MIIITGGAGFIGSAMVWELNRQGYRDIVVVDNLASTNKWRNLVGLAYHRYIQKDKFLDLLNTRYMEGRIEAVIHMGACSATTEADCDYLIRNNLEYSKAMCRFAQERNARFIYASSAATYGDGSRGFDDSDTAMEGLHPLNMYGYSKHLFDLWLKGDGLLDQMAGLKFFNVFGPNEYHKDDMRSVVCKAFTQIRQTGKLKLFKSYREEYADGEQRRDFVYIKDCVQVIDWLIKNPDVGGIFNVGTGQARTWNDLARGVFAAMGREPQIEYVDMPDNLRGKYQYYTCADLTKLAGRGCDVNFRPLEEGVTDYVQNYLMQAYAHLTSRY, encoded by the coding sequence ATGATCATAATCACCGGCGGCGCGGGCTTCATCGGCAGCGCCATGGTTTGGGAATTGAACCGACAGGGATACAGGGACATCGTCGTGGTCGACAACCTGGCATCCACGAACAAATGGCGCAATCTGGTCGGGCTGGCCTATCACCGTTATATCCAGAAAGACAAATTCCTGGATTTGCTCAACACCAGGTATATGGAAGGCCGGATCGAGGCCGTGATCCACATGGGCGCCTGCTCCGCGACCACGGAAGCCGACTGCGACTATCTCATCCGCAACAATCTGGAATATTCCAAGGCCATGTGCCGCTTCGCCCAGGAGCGCAATGCGCGCTTCATCTATGCCAGCTCCGCCGCCACCTATGGCGACGGCAGCCGTGGCTTCGACGACTCGGATACCGCTATGGAAGGCCTGCATCCGCTCAACATGTACGGCTATTCCAAGCATCTTTTCGACCTCTGGCTCAAGGGCGACGGGCTGCTGGACCAGATGGCCGGGCTCAAATTCTTCAATGTCTTCGGCCCCAACGAATACCACAAGGACGACATGCGCTCCGTGGTCTGCAAGGCCTTCACCCAGATCCGCCAGACCGGGAAGCTGAAGCTCTTCAAGTCCTACCGCGAGGAATACGCCGATGGCGAGCAGCGCCGGGACTTCGTCTACATCAAGGATTGCGTGCAGGTCATCGACTGGCTGATCAAGAATCCGGACGTGGGAGGCATTTTCAACGTAGGCACCGGACAGGCCCGGACCTGGAACGATCTGGCGCGAGGCGTGTTCGCGGCCATGGGACGGGAACCGCAGATCGAATACGTGGACATGCCGGACAACCTGCGCGGCAAATATCAGTACTACACCTGCGCCGACCTGACCAAGCTCGCCGGTCGCGGCTGCGATGTGAACTTCAGGCCGCTGGAGGAAGGGGTGACCGACTATGTGCAGAACTATCTGATGCAGGCCTATGCACATCTGACGTCAAGATACTGA
- the hisH gene encoding imidazole glycerol phosphate synthase subunit HisH, which produces MLAILDYKAGNLTSVKRALDYLSIPCTITADAHAIADCQGLIFPGVGAAGSAMANLHQSGLRDVMAREIAAGKPLLGICLGCQILLEYSPENDTKTLGLIPGRCDIFTPDLTEEDGTPISIPHMGWNTVNTKKPCPLFNGISPESEFYFVHSYYPNPAPEFVIATTYYGREFCSVHGRDGLWSAQFHPEKSGRPGLKMLSNFYDYCREAANAQ; this is translated from the coding sequence ATGCTAGCCATCCTTGACTACAAGGCCGGCAATCTGACCAGTGTCAAGCGCGCACTCGATTATCTCTCCATCCCGTGCACCATCACCGCCGACGCTCACGCCATCGCGGACTGCCAGGGCCTCATCTTCCCCGGCGTCGGCGCCGCCGGTTCGGCCATGGCCAATCTGCACCAATCCGGCCTGCGCGACGTCATGGCCCGGGAAATCGCGGCCGGCAAACCGCTTCTGGGCATTTGCCTGGGCTGCCAGATCCTGCTCGAATACAGCCCGGAGAACGACACCAAGACCCTCGGCCTCATTCCCGGTCGCTGCGACATCTTCACCCCGGACCTGACCGAAGAAGACGGTACGCCCATCAGCATCCCGCACATGGGCTGGAACACCGTGAACACCAAAAAGCCGTGCCCGCTCTTCAACGGCATCTCCCCCGAGAGCGAATTCTATTTCGTGCACAGCTACTACCCGAATCCGGCTCCGGAGTTCGTCATCGCCACCACGTATTACGGCCGGGAATTCTGTTCCGTACATGGCCGCGACGGCCTGTGGTCGGCCCAGTTCCACCCGGAGAAGAGCGGACGGCCGGGCCTGAAGATGCTTTCAAACTTTTACGATTACTGCAGGGAGGCGGCCAATGCTCAGTAA
- the hisF gene encoding imidazole glycerol phosphate synthase subunit HisF codes for MLSKRIIPCLDVRNGKLTKGIKFEGNIDIGDPVETARRYYEEGADEIVFYDITASHEGRGIMLKVVENVASQIFIPFSVGGGISTVADMRDVLLAGAEKISVNSAAVKTPHIISEGAAAFGSQCIVVGMDVLRVAKSEAIPSGYEIVIHGGRKHMGIDALWWAKEVERLGAGELCINSIDADGTKDGYELTLTRLIADNVRIPIIASGGAGNPQHMVDAVTKGRASAALIASIVHYGEYTVTDLKNHMAEKGVKVRRIW; via the coding sequence ATGCTCAGTAAACGCATCATTCCCTGCCTCGATGTCCGGAACGGCAAGCTGACCAAGGGCATCAAATTCGAGGGCAACATCGACATCGGCGACCCCGTTGAGACCGCTCGGCGCTACTACGAGGAAGGCGCGGACGAGATCGTCTTCTACGACATCACGGCCTCGCACGAGGGCCGGGGCATCATGCTCAAGGTCGTGGAGAACGTAGCCTCCCAGATCTTCATTCCCTTCTCCGTGGGCGGAGGCATCTCCACCGTGGCCGACATGCGCGACGTGCTCCTGGCCGGAGCCGAAAAGATCTCCGTCAACTCGGCGGCGGTCAAAACCCCCCACATCATCTCCGAAGGCGCGGCGGCCTTCGGCTCCCAGTGCATCGTCGTGGGCATGGACGTGCTGCGCGTAGCGAAAAGCGAAGCCATCCCCTCGGGCTACGAGATCGTCATCCACGGCGGCCGCAAGCACATGGGCATCGACGCCCTGTGGTGGGCCAAAGAGGTGGAACGCCTGGGCGCGGGCGAACTGTGCATCAACTCCATCGACGCCGACGGCACCAAGGACGGCTATGAGCTGACCCTGACCCGCCTCATCGCGGACAACGTGCGCATCCCGATCATCGCCTCGGGCGGGGCGGGCAATCCCCAGCACATGGTCGACGCCGTGACAAAGGGACGCGCCTCGGCCGCGCTCATCGCCTCCATCGTGCATTACGGCGAATATACCGTCACGGACCTCAAGAACCACATGGCCGAAAAAGGGGTCAAGGTCCGCCGGATCTGGTGA